The following are encoded together in the Triticum dicoccoides isolate Atlit2015 ecotype Zavitan chromosome 6B, WEW_v2.0, whole genome shotgun sequence genome:
- the LOC119324259 gene encoding uncharacterized protein LOC119324259 — translation MSTAAASRPSGPILLSPFPNYQSASLSRVKLSVAGSPVKSFSVSSPPSSPTAAAKIRRSCLCSPTNHPGSFRCSLHKERKQEAPAVNHPVSPPSNSKRTASPFAQLVPSGSGSGCSKRSYNGLAQRVPMGSGHWARKALVPSQAVQQLQHRKRVVERFHAGPSRLSAASMAGRSNQ, via the coding sequence ATGTCGACGGCGGCTGCATCCCGGCCCAGCGGCCCCATCCTTTTGAGTCCCTTTCCCAACTACCAATCCGCCTCGCTCTCCCGTGTCAAGCTCTCCGTCGCCGGCTCGCCGGTCAAGTCCTTCAGCGTCTCGTCTCCCCCCTcctcccccaccgccgccgccaagaTCCGTCGGTCCTGCCTGTGCTCGCCGACGAACCACCCCGGCTCGTTCCGGTGCAGCCTTCACAAGGAGCGCAAGCAGGAGGCCCCCGCGGTCAACCACCCTGTCTCTCCGCCTTCGAATTCGAAGCGCACGGCGAGCCCGTTCGCGCAGCTCGTCCCTAGCGGCAGTGGCAGTGGCTGCTCTAAACGCTCGTACAACGGGCTGGCGCAGCGCGTCCCCATGGGGAGCGGGCACTGGGCACGCAAGGCGCTCGTGCCGTCCCAGGCGGTGCAGCAGCTGCAGCACCGGAAGCGAGTGGTGGAGCGGTTCCACGCCGGGCCCAGCCGGCTCTCCGCCGCCTCCATGGCCGGCCGCAGCAACCAGTAA